In Episyrphus balteatus chromosome 4, idEpiBalt1.1, whole genome shotgun sequence, the sequence aatccttatgtgtcAGATTACGCCGAAGTAAAAGTAGAGCCTAAacgtttatgttcaacatgaattatttaaggttcgtttcagctaatggcccttagagaaaaaaaagaaaagcgttaagaaaaactcaacgtaatattttaaatcaggtaagagctcaaaccaataagtcgatttggctcaaactttttgtttatttttgattccaaggaggggaaattgaaattttttaacggtACAAACTAGAGATGCTGCGAATAATGATTCGGTCGAATACCGAACATTCGACCACGCTTATACATTCACTTACTATTAGGCTATTATTACTATTATTCAccaaaacttaattttctttctgttttatatctaaactatataaatgctgttgtataaaaaattcgttgaaattaaattggtagtttggcacggttctacggtaggttaataataattttttaaaatttccatgattgcccaaaaactattatatattttttttaaacaaaatcactggtaccgttttcgagaaaattaaacatttccgaaattggTTTATGATAGttatcgttatttttggtaaaaaaaaattagttctaaaaacccTTCTGAAGATTCTGCAAAAAATgcttcataccaagtttgatgttaatcggtagatccgtttagctgtagacagacagacaaacggaAATTCCGTGACCCACTCTTTTGCATTCTCTATtataagccctgttcctttgggaggtgcaaagtactactagtagtttactagcgattttcaatgaaCGAAcattcaacgaattcaatacaaatcgtatccactcgggaagatgatagtactagattaaacaaaaaatctactattagcagactaccacctccagtggaacagggctatagtaatcccatgtctgattgttatctcaactttttttttgtacgaatgcatagcttgactatatcatgacaaaataaaaagcatgtaaaagctacattcttctagttttagaatcttagaaccaaatatgtattttatttcaaatggtgaaatagaaaaatcattggaactatccaaaaaccacattttcttgcatttgcgatcaaaataggcctttttaccttttgagtttatttgaacattttattaataaataacgtttaaattttagataaaaaaaatgttttaattaaaaataaagaaaagtatccaaaaatggtacgaaaagattttttttttcaaaatttaacattttataaaaactttaaattttcatttgcagttgcaaatttgaacaaagccgtATATCCAAAGTTCTTTTTCGcaaacataaatcagtttaagcaaataaacgaggttgtttcgtattgtattaaaatactttgaaatatgtattaaaatactttcaaataatgtgaaatatggccatattgtatgaacttgatcctAACCTACTCTTGCATTATGTGGTTTAAGAAAACATTATGTATATGCCCAAGTGCATGTGGAAAACATTCAAACAATGTgaactacaactttggcctaCATGTTGttacaaaaagcaccctaatcaaaattaaataaacacttctataactgaagaaaatcttcttgtcgttaataaaaacaaaaaacaaaattcttccaaatatacaaaataaacaaacattcaaaaataaatattcaattcaaaatattacaaaaatttaaaataaattcaatttcaatatttcagaaacaaaaataaacaaacactactagcacaaaaaaaactaatacaaatacaccaaataaaaataatattgtacATGTGGTTGCTTAGTAACCAAAATtccttttcagggatttttcggccatcgaatacacaatcctaaaacgattgtggcgccactcctcaaacgattgtggctccacccctcaaacatagcggacgttttttccggtgtcacttctatatataattattcaatgacaTTATAAAGCTGAGCCTCGTTTGCTCACATAAGTACAaagatttttttcgaataaataaCACAAACATGCGTTATCGTGGTTTATATGCaataaactagttttttttagagGGGTTTAATTAGTTTGGATGAAATATGAATACACTTCTTAACACCCGTAACAAAAATGAAGTAAAAACTGCTAAAGGTAATCGTTTTTTGGATCGGCAGGGAAAGTAGGCgactgttttttgtttgttttgaggATGCATGGATTACTACTTGACAAGCTATTTTAAGTAAGGCCAGATTCCTGATAAAAATCATGAAAactatttgaacattttaaagTGATATCTTTCATGCCCAAAATTACTTATGAACATTTGAGCAGAAGGTAGCTACGGATGCAGATatagaatttttaaatcatAAGATTCTATACCGTTTTGATCGAAGAACAGAGATGCGAACCTCAGTAGGATAACATAAGGGGATGTGTCattgactttaaaaaagtttattgaaaatgaagtttaaaaaattagatCATAATAACTATGAcaaaagaattgaaaataaaatagagaaaaaaaaccaGGGTTCCTCAGtatttgtttcttaaatttgggACGTAAATCTGCTTTTGTGCTTGACTAATTTCGAATGCTTTTGAAATATCAAATGCAATGATATTCCGTTTAAAgatgacctttttttaaaaatattttttaaattgaatcagAAGAAGGGACTAAGTTTTGATAGTTTCTAACTTGTATTAATcaaccaaatattttttctggagTTATGtatattaataaaacaattgtatttataataacaacaaaaaaatatcttaccAGTGGATTTCTATCCCCTCCAACAACTGCCGTAACTTTCCCATCAATCATCGAAGCCTTCCTTATACTCGAACTTTCACTATCCGCAATAAACAGTACATCCTTCATCAAAGACATCCCCGACGGTTGAGCAAATGCAGCATTCTGTGGATAAGAATTATTCCGATTCTCCTCCGATCCATTGCCAATTAAAGCAGCACATGTTAAAGgttcatactttttaaatttCCACCAAATAATACCATCCAAGAATATACCCCATATTTGATGTGTTCCAGCCATGGCGATGAGGATGACATTTTTTTCGTGGACACTTTTCTCATCCACATGAAATGACATATCCATATCTCgtgttttaaatgaaacaacATCCCATGGCGAAGAGAGTTTTTGTTTCTGTCCCGCCAAACCACCAATTTTATCATTCCCTTGTTCACCAGTTCCAGCAATAGTGGAAACTAGTCTTTCTCTAAAGCAAATTTTTCTTATTGCATGGTTTTCAGTATCAGCCACAACCAATTCGTCGCTATTGATAAATGCCAAACCTTGAGGGGAATTAAATCGGGCAGTATTAAAATCGCCATCCCGAAAACCCGACTTAAAGCCACCAATCTTCTCCAAGACATGTCCATTGCTATTCAAAACCAGAATTCTATGATTCCCAGAATCGGAGATAGCGATTAACTCGCATTGATCTGCTGTCTTGGTGCGACAACAGATTTTACTTGGAAATCTTAGATTCGAGGCACTTGTTAAATTAGTCGAGGGACTTATGGGCAAGGCGGAACCATCTAAATCATCAGAGGCACCATAAAAATCAATGGCAGCCGCAATGAATCtctttaaaaactgtccatgACCTTCACCCATTAAAACGAGTAAAGGATAACCAGTTGGAGATATTAGGAACAAAGTTGGCCAACATTTGATCTTTAATTTTGTCCACATACTCGAAGTGGAATCATTAACAATTGGATGAGTAATATTATATCGTTGTATTGCCGATAGCAAGTTTGAGGAatctttttcattatcaaactTGGCAGAATGAACTCCAATGACAACAACTCCATTTTCCACAGGAAAAGAGTCTTCAATTGATTTTAGATCGGGCAAAATATGCATGCAATTGATGCAACAATAAGTAAAAAAGTCAAGTATGACAATTTTGCCTTTAAGTTCGGCAATGTTAATGGGTTCAGTGACATTGAACCAATCTAAATCTATAGAAGGATTTATAATAGTTTTGTGAGTTCAAAGAAAGAAAAGTTTTTACCTTTCTCAAAATCACCAACAGCTTCAATTTTACTTTGTGCATTTTTATTGAGATAGGATTGTATGAGTTGATTTTGttcattttcattattttctaaATTAGCAAATTCATTTAATAATTTATCAGAATTATATGCTAATATATCGAGTATATCTAATTCTTctgtatccatttttttttttgtttatttttaataacttttctttttttggaataaaatttggaagataagttaaaaataaaaattgaaatgaaaacaaaatttataaatggaCAAGTTCAGTGAGAGATAAATataaatagtttattttgaaGGATGAGCTCAGGAGAAATGAATTTGACTATAGAGTAGAGAGGGTGAGATGATTGACTTTGGGATGAATTTCAAGAATGATTGCCACCTTGAGAGAAATTATTTATTCTGTGatcactagaaaaaaaaataaataaggggTCTTTTGAATCTTTCCGTTTTTAActgcaaaattttttaactacaaacaaaataaggcaaataaaaaagaaatgtggAGCAGTACAGTGAAACTAAACCCAGTTGTTTTTTCTTCCTCGACAAGCGTTTATAGGTTCTGCAAGTAAACCCCAAATCATTTGTTCTGTATCTTCCATTTTTGTGTCAATAAAACACTTTTAGAAGGCTTCTTGGATACTTTGAAACGtccaatagaaaacgacataagaataAGTTTCTACAATTCAAAACCACTTTTCCCCTAAAATCTTCGTTTTGTTTTGCAATAACTGCGTTCCTTTGTTTCCAACTACTAGAATGACAGCTgtcaaaaatgtgaaatttttaTGGAAGTCACCCATCGGCAACAGAATGCAGTGGATCAGCGATTCGCTCAAAAACTGAACTGATTTCAACTTAGTCGCGCGACAAATTTGACGTTTATGGTTTTTTTCCACGAGCTGCTTTTTGTTTgctgtttcttatttttgttattcttcTCAAGTGGGTCAGtgttttttgtgcattttttgtatacctaatagccgttttttattattccaCTTGATctatatagatcattaattaacacgtattacaacaactacatgagatcttgcttttcatcaggatcacgaatcgtgaacttgcttttcatcaggttCACGAATTGTGATACtaatgaaaagcaagatctcatttagttgttgtaatacatgtgttaattaatgatctatgtatatggatcaagtgggacaataaaaaaaaaatggctagtGTAATTTGACAGCCCGTCGCGCGACTGCAACTGCATTCTGTTCACTCATTCTTCGGCGATGTTGGAAAGCGAATTTTTGAACAGCAGTGATCTGTTcttttattaaacaaagttaactttggttgttgtgtcaaaaaatcgttgtatttgtttttgttagattttgttagaaaatttcaactttgattTACATTACATTTACGTTACATTTTGTTGAcctgtcaaaacaaaattttttgagatcaattttatgaatgaataaacaagaaagaattaatttggtactgaaataattcttttaaattgaattcaaagcaaattgaagcaaaaatatgcattaaataatttcaaaaaagaaaacattctcTTCTCACATCTTAAACTCTCTTccccatttagttgtgtttgacggattaacattgaaactcaagtccagaagctgagttgaaaaaagtaacaaaatgtaactatttgacacaatagttaacatcgtcgaataaaagaacgcaccacTGTCATTTTAGTCGCTGACCGAcatatttctgtctctatttaaggCTTGGCTACACCAGAGGGTATGctgtagaggtacgggtagcggtaacgatatttgtatgaacaaaattccacatctgaacgttgatatgtcagtttggaatttttttcatacaagtaccgttacctctacccgtaccgctaccgcataccctccggtgtggccaagcctttaatcagtagaaaaagtagtaaaagcaaagtaaaaataatagaaatttaaatcaaaaaattcaagaaaaaacatccgaAAATAAGCTttgaagcaaaaacaaaacaaatttaatttcgttcaaaatttcgttaacgaaattttgtatggaaaatttcgtttcgcatcagcatcgtactaggcttaagccgggtgaagaacaaaacaaaccaaattctTCAAGGACGCGCGCAACTTTAAAGaactgttttttgtaaaaaaaaaaactcatacaaatcgtTTGCAAGTGTTTTCTTGGTAGCTACGTTCTACTCTAGtgtctaaaaatcaaaaaattacgaaatttaaaatacatttctaTGTTGTATTTGTTAACAAATGTGGTTTGTTTTAGTTTTCGCCGagtttaaaacattaaaatggtgtaaaaagaaagagaagacaaggacaaatgttcgaacttcccaaatttaataaatttctttcattccgattaaaaaaaaaaaattcgaaaagaaGTGGTCACAAGACTATGAACTAATCTTAAATCACAAATTCCAAACGCACCCCAACAAACTTcacgaaattcatttttaaactgtcactgtcaaaaacaaaattcactaCAAAATTCactgtcaaaaaaaagttcattatcttcatcgaaatttttttatgacgTGTTGGCATCGTCTATCGGCAGcagaaatcacaaaaaaaaatccattaaattaaaattattttctacaattaatctacaaaaaacataaaaatgctgCAATACATATCATATGTTTTGCTATTATTATGCTCAACTCAAGCCGTCTTTGGTTTGTATTTCCACATTGCCGAAACAGAACGAAAATGTTTTATCGAGGAAGTACCCGATGAGACAACTGTGAttggtgagtttttttttaaacaaatacaaaaaaattgccaCCATTTACACTTTcctatcaaaaataaatcacaCGTAATCAATCTACTTTGTATATTTTTCCAGTAAATTACAAAGTTGAACTTTATGATCCTCGATCAAATGGCTTTATGCCATCATCACCAAACATTGGAATGCACGTCGAAGTGCGCGATAGCGATGATAAAATGATTTTATCTCGTGTTTATAGCTCAGAGGGTCGCATATCGTTTGTCTCCCATACACCCGGTGAGCATGTCATTTGTATGTACTCCAACAGCACTGCTTGGTTCAGTGGATCACAATTGCGTGTCCATTTGGATATTCAAGTGGGCGAACATGCTATTGACTATGCCAATGTCGCTCAGAAGGAAAAACTCACTGAATTGCAGCTCCGCATCCGCCAGCTGTTGGATCAAGTTGAACAAATTACAAAAGAACAAAACTACCAACGTTACAGGGAAGAACGTTTCAGACACACGAGTGAGAGCACAAACTCGAGGGTGCTTTGGTGGTCATTGGCTCAAACTGCTGTTTTGGTTATTATGGGTTTCTGGCAGATGAGACATTTGAAGAGTTTCTTCGAAGCGaagaaattagtttaaaatggGAAAAGTTATTGCTGTCAGGAGCAGAAGGAGTTATTTTGTGAAATTATTTCTCTGTAGggtctcaactttttttttctcctttaatTGTCTAAtcttttaattataataattcaCCCATTATCCTTTCCTCGGACATCCCTTTTTGAGATAaacgtttaattattttttaaatttttgtttaaatgaagtCATGTATATCGAACgaaggaaaacaaataaaaaaaaaaataagattttttttttgagaaattgagcGTTtgtctttggttttattttttatttaacaaagacAAGGTGGAAAGTTAACTACTTTTAAAGAGTTCTTTAAAACAAAGAAAGGAATACCTCATCTAAGGTGGCGCATGCAAGTAGAAGGGGACATCAATCAAATAAGTGTGCGAAACTGGAAGCAGATAGTTAAGGATAGGGCTGGCTGGTGaggcttgttggttgaggccccaATCCACAAAGGATTGTAGCGCCGCATTAAGTATAAGTTACTTGATACCTTTGTCATTTATTTATGGTTAAGAGTAGCAAGGTTTCAGATGGTCCTGATGGCTTTAACGGATATTGGCACGACCTAAGGTAAGAAATTATTCCTAGAGGAACTTCGGAGGTGGCAGCTGTATGGTTTGTGGGGCTTTCTGTAAAGTTGCACTAGCCTTAACCTCTACCCGAATGAATAGTGAAGCTTACACACAAGTTCTTCGAGACAATTTGCTGCCTTATTTGAGACGATTTCGTAGGATTCAGCATGTCTTTCAACAAGATAATGCTCCAATCCACGTTAGTCGTCAAAGCTTAAATTGGTTTCAAGAACGCAATATCAATTTGCTCACTCACCATATTGCAACCCAATTGAAAATACTTGGGTAACTCTGACAAGATGAATTTATGATCAAAATAAGCAGTATGGTAGTGTTGCAGAGCTCCAGGAGGCAATTCTGGACGAATGGAATTCGTTTGACGGTTCTCTATTAAAACAACTCGTCGAGAGTATgccaaatcgattttttaagttGACTGAAAACAGGCGTAATAAGAtccaatacaaatattttgtaaaatatttcattcaaaattattagaattcaaaataaaaaaaatgcgaatATACCATTGCAATGCAGAAaagcttgtttttatttctaaaaatttcatCACAACTTTTTGTATGGAAAGAAAACACTACCTTACCTACAAAGCATCACGTTTGTAACAGTAATATTTTTGATGCAAAGTTTTGAGCACGCAGCCAATACTATGATATACTAAATGATTTATCTTAAGCAACTAATGGATCTTAAATAGATGTTTTGCGATAAATTCgttaacgaatttaatttttcagttcacaaaaaaattgattcgtTCGTGAATATAAAATTCGCAAaacgaattaaaaattaaattttcggtTGAATTTTTCGATCCCCAACGAATCTGAAGAAGTCGTAGAATGCCTCCAGTCGTAGAATGGTACCagcgtgatttttttttttaattttgctcgAATGCGCATCTCACAGGTGGATACTTAGTGTAAAGCACCAAAGTGGAACAACTGTAAGATCTTCAGAAAATAAGAATTTCTTATGTGACTATAAAAGATATTAAACGATGttaaaatattcgaaaatttaaCGCCTTTTCATGCGATGAAGTCCTATCTGTTGTTACACTAGCATAAGGTAGTAAGTGAGTTAACTTGTTACTTCTTAATCttattatttacataaattttcAGCAAGTCTACAATACTAAGGATAAGTGGAGAACGGAATGGAAAAGGGTGAACGCTCTATTGAAAACCAAATTAGATACTATTACTGCTACATTGTGTCGAGTTTACTCAACTGTCCCAACTAACATGCTGGTGCCCCAGGTCTAGGGACTTATATTATTACTAAATCACTAGAATACTCTGGTATAACACGAGctttaaatattgtaaaattaTGATATGAAGATTATACTAAGGTGTTCCCATATTTTAtttactatacaaaaaaaaaaaaaactgttttaatggaaaattactGAAAGTGATTACGAGTATTTTGTGGTCTCTCATGCGTTCTCAAGTTCATTCAGTATGTTAAAGCTTCAAGCTAATGTCAACACATTTATTGTTTCAATTCAAACTTCCTAACTGTATGCATGATTGAGCTGAGGTTTGCCATGTTTGCTACGTATTGATTACGTTAGCTTTAAATTTCATTGATATCAAAGTTATGTAGATTATCGATTTAACTACTAACTACTATTTGTTTGGTCGTGCATGTTTTGGGAAATGAATCTTGACATTGCTATCAATTATATCTCAATACAATGCACGAATAAGTCGCAGTAAGTTGCTtttctaattgaaaaatatttttaaacattaatcCAACTACTGTCCGTTAGAAATTgtatgacttttaaaaattattgcagTTTTTTTCCGAGAATGTTaacaaaatttgtcaaaatctAATCTTATAACAGCCAATATTAACGGTTTACTTTTATGAActcaagaaaaatttaatttaaaatttatagacagattttttttgtatcctaaTTGTTTTTTCTAAATTCGTAAGAAAATATTGTTAGTACCCTTAATATTTTAACTCTAAGGTAGATTATAACCATGCACAGAAAGCAAATTAAAtgtatttgtatgaaatttgcGTCTAAAAATCGTTAGtcgctttgaaaaaaatattttaaaacatttaccaaaaaaaaggtttcttgttaaaaatttacctgttttcaaaattgattttgaaaaatatttttttttttaatccaaaaatgtgtttattttgaaaattttggaaaattttaatattatctacTTCTTTACAAAGGATTGTGTACAAAGATGTTCGTTAAAATTGACCGACTAAATAAAgtaaacggttctatgacatattttttttcatttttaaaagcgACATAACGCTcaattctttaaattaaaaacgttagaGTTGTTCTTGAGAAAAATAAGCCTTTTCATGTTGGTTATAtcacaggtaccgttaattttggttatAAATAAAACTAATGAACCTAGactacctactatttttttttaaagggttaaattaaagtaaaatacataaaaaaaaaatcaaacaaaagttcaaaaaaaaaaaaaataggaataataacttgaaaaaagagtagttttgaaataaaaaaacttcaataaaacttattaaaaaaatttgcactagatttttttctcaaaaatctgtttttgacAAATAAATCTAACTGTGCACCTCCTGACCTCAGCACTGTAGGAAAGGATTTTGCCTTTAATTTTCTTTACAGATTAATATAAtgtttattttacatttatttcaaaatatgtacattttatTGTTCATATTAGTCACATAACTGAAATGATTcgaccaaaaaaatataatcaaaggTAACTCAAACGAAAAGTAAACatgatatagattttttttttaaatctcagaTATCAATTGTTTTCCAATCCGTTACTTTCCCTTTACGGTgtatcttttaaagtaactatctctaataaaaattatattgtgtTAAATAGTAACACTTTACCTGTTTTTGCTATAAACCAATATGCATCATGCGTTTCTTCTTACAATCAAGCACGTTGTCTCACTACTTGCTACCTGCATCTATCCATGCAACCGATGACGACAAATAGACGCATCTGACCAAGATTGAGATATCAAATTCCTTCACAGATCTACATCTCTTGCTCTACTAAAGTTCCAACGTTATCTCtttataacaacaaaaatatcttaaCTCATCTCACAACGACATTGCACCGGTATCTTTTTctactatagattttatttaattcatgtGAACGATGAGATTTAAACCAGAACGTTGGTGCTCGTGTGTTATTATATATTCGAAGACATATGCACGACAGATTAATATACCAGGGAATCAAGACCACAGAGCTAAATGTATAAagaaaaatcatgagaaatgaTTTAGAAGGTATACCTACTTACGAGTAGTAGGTATCTTAACTCACTCCACTTCAGTGCTAAGACAAATAAGCTGATCTTATCAGTCTGTCTAGACGAAGCTTCTGGCGAAGACATAACTCGTCTCGCAGAATGTTTTGAAACGTTGCTCTGAAACGATATATATTTTGTCCGTCCCTATAGTTAAAAACTTCCCGTTTGATTCCTTTGagtgatttgaaaatttcactaCCCTCTTTTCGCATTTTTACTAAGTGAAATAAATCTATGTGAAATAATTCTCATTGTAAAAAAGATCCTTTTGagtgaaaaaataatgttttgtggaaaaaaatttcaaagtgaagaaAGTGAGTAAAATACTTCactgaaaggtgaaataatgtttttttttggttctcgTTGAGATCAAATTACAAAAGTGTATGTAATGTGGTTTTTCTATTGTTTTGTGACAGCTTTGCCACTTATCGGCGATAAAGCAACAGAAAAGGATAAACAACAAACCAACCTGACACACTTCCTACCACCACCGAGACATAGATATCCCATTGCTGTGGTTTTCATATTGATAACGAAGTTTTTCGAAGCATTCGCCGCCAATGGAATCCGAAGTGAGTACCTACATAATACCTACGTATGGTATTGAAGACAGTACACATCattgttttcgattttttcgttTGATTAATCGTGTGACTCTTTTTTTTGCTATCAGTTAATAATGTGTGTTTATTTTGTGAAATGTTCGAGGACGTTGTGCTATCGGATTAAGGT encodes:
- the LOC129918925 gene encoding NHL repeat-containing protein 2 produces the protein MDTEELDILDILAYNSDKLLNEFANLENNENEQNQLIQSYLNKNAQSKIEAVGDFEKDLDWFNVTEPINIAELKGKIVILDFFTYCCINCMHILPDLKSIEDSFPVENGVVVIGVHSAKFDNEKDSSNLLSAIQRYNITHPIVNDSTSSMWTKLKIKCWPTLFLISPTGYPLLVLMGEGHGQFLKRFIAAAIDFYGASDDLDGSALPISPSTNLTSASNLRFPSKICCRTKTADQCELIAISDSGNHRILVLNSNGHVLEKIGGFKSGFRDGDFNTARFNSPQGLAFINSDELVVADTENHAIRKICFRERLVSTIAGTGEQGNDKIGGLAGQKQKLSSPWDVVSFKTRDMDMSFHVDEKSVHEKNVILIAMAGTHQIWGIFLDGIIWWKFKKYEPLTCAALIGNGSEENRNNSYPQNAAFAQPSGMSLMKDVLFIADSESSSIRKASMIDGKVTAVVGGDRNPLNLFAFGDNDGKQYSAKLQHPLAVAYNNIDGYLYVADTYNHKIKRVDVTTNVIETCPIREKDNNKELFQFNEPGGLCVGSSGKLLYIADTNNHTIQIVDLETMLTWPLHIKFNLNCNDEPRGEPITTLEKTIRVSKKCELVLECILSLKNGAKLTESAPQKWKLILPDSGYSTESASGQITDGKFNISININKSDGSLEKCARLHCQLNICSGSICMRREFVTILNFVQDSDVNRKVCENLMFCISPDDVRLL
- the LOC129918356 gene encoding transmembrane emp24 domain-containing protein eca, with product MLQYISYVLLLLCSTQAVFGLYFHIAETERKCFIEEVPDETTVIVNYKVELYDPRSNGFMPSSPNIGMHVEVRDSDDKMILSRVYSSEGRISFVSHTPGEHVICMYSNSTAWFSGSQLRVHLDIQVGEHAIDYANVAQKEKLTELQLRIRQLLDQVEQITKEQNYQRYREERFRHTSESTNSRVLWWSLAQTAVLVIMGFWQMRHLKSFFEAKKLV